The proteins below are encoded in one region of Catharus ustulatus isolate bCatUst1 chromosome 21, bCatUst1.pri.v2, whole genome shotgun sequence:
- the ENDOG gene encoding endonuclease G, mitochondrial, whose translation MLRARWVLPLAVGAGLGAAFARRPHRDDEAEGLLARLPVLPAVAAASLPAPPGSGRTELSKYGLPGLAQLRSRESYVLCYDPRSRSALWVIEQLNRDTLSGASDRAACDFQEDDSVHEYHRATNADYRGSGFDRGHLAAAANHRWSQKAMRDTFYLSNIAPQNPHLNQNAWNNLEKYCRSLAKNNRNVYVCTGPLFLPRMEADGKMYVKYQVIGKNNVAVPTHFFKVLILEKESGEIELRSYVMPNSPVDDKIPLERFLVPIESIERASGLLFVPNILRRTNNLKAITAGKH comes from the exons ATGCTGCGGGCCCGGTGGGTGCTGCCGCTGGCGGTGGGCGCGGGGCTGGGCGCGGCCTTTGCCCGCCGGCCGCACCGGGACGATGAGGCCGAGGGGCTGCTGGCCCGCCTGCCCGTGCTGCCTGCCGTGGCAGCGGCCAGCCTgcccgcaccgccgggctcgggGCGCACCGAGCTCAGCAAGTACGGGCTGCCCGGGCTGGCGCAGCTGCGGAGCCGCGAGTCCTACGTGCTGTGCTACGACCCGCGGAGCCGCAGCGCGCTCTGGGTCATCGAGCAGCTCAACCGGGACACGCTCAGCGGCGCCTCGGACCGCGCCGCCTGCGACTTCCAGGAGGACGACTCGGTGCACGAGTATCACCGCGCCACCAACGCCGACTACCGCGGCAGCGGCTTCGACCGCGGGCACCTGGCCGCCGCCGCCAACCACAGGTGGAGCCAGAAGGCCATGCGGGACACGTTCTACCTGAGCAACATCGCCCCGCAG AATCCTCATTTAAACCAGAACGCCTGGAATAACCTTGAGAAGTACTGCAGAAGCTTGGCAAAAAACAACAGGAATGTCTACGTCTGCACAGGACCCCTCTTCTTGCCCAG GATGGAGGCTGATGGGAAGATGTATGTGAAGTACCAGGTGATTGGGAAGAACAACGTGGCTGTCCCCACACACTTCTTCAAGGTGCTCATCTTGGAAAAGGAGAGCGGGGAGATTGAGTTGCGCTCCTACGTGATGCCCAACAGCCCTGTGGATGATAAAATCCCCCTGGAACGGTTCCTCGTGCCCATTGAGAGCATTGAGCGAGCCTCAGGGCTCCTCTTTGTCCCAAACATTCTCAGGAGAACAAATAACTTGAAAGCCATCACAGCTGGAAAGCACTGA